A genomic stretch from Mya arenaria isolate MELC-2E11 chromosome 10, ASM2691426v1 includes:
- the LOC128204985 gene encoding uncharacterized protein LOC128204985 has translation MAEKPSAAEETAHTDSNHEPSTNSSQMRLLVPKRDANGEVVAFHANLRANTCFQPQEIIVFDIVVTNTMTAYDPLDGIFTAPVTGTYVFIWNFGSFGRSYNILELVVHGTGIGSSISDSENNMSDTHPAAGFVVVHVDAGQRVFVRKTAQGSNCYLRSDYINMKTTFSGWLLG, from the exons ATGGCCGAAAAACCTTCAGCCGCCGAAGAAACCGCGCATACAGATTCGAACCATGAACCCAGCACCAATTCTTCTCAAATGAGATTGCTGGTCCCCAAAC GAGATGCCAATGGAGAGGTTGTGGCTTTTCATGCGAACCTCCGGGCAAACACGTGTTTTCAGCCGCAAGAGATTATAGTGTTTGACATTGTTGTTACAAATACTA TGACCGCTTACGACCCACTTGACGGCATATTCACCGCCCCAGTAACGGGAACATACGTCTTCATCTGGAACTTCGGCTCCTTTGGACGTTCTTATAATATTCTAGAGCTTGTGGTTCATGGCACAGGCATTGGGTCATCCATATCAGACAGCGAAAACAACATGTCGGACACTCATCCTGCGGCTGGCTTTGTCGTAGTTCACGTTGACGCGGGACAACGAGTGTTTGTGAGAAAGACCGCACAGGGTTCCAATTGTTATCTTCGGAGCGATTACATTAATATGAAGACTACGTTCAGTGGATGGCTTCTTGGATAA